From the genome of Primulina eburnea isolate SZY01 chromosome 12, ASM2296580v1, whole genome shotgun sequence, one region includes:
- the LOC140807437 gene encoding cytosolic sulfotransferase 12-like: protein MFMTHQQMSNETTSPLPKYLLQEHKILQEFISSISNLPKEKGMVVPYLYQYQGFWYPPRLLQASISCQKHFQALDNDIFLVSTPKSGTTWLKAIIFSLANRKKYPPKSRNHPLISANPHELVPFLEIKLYVDNQIPDIESFPTPRLFSTHIPYFSLPESVRDARACKIVYLCRNPKDVFVSLWHFTNRLRSKEMGTNSLAHAFDQFCNGVSIVGPFWDHVLEFWNQSKENPDRIFFLKFEDLKRDPQCFLRRLAEFLGFPFSAEEEGFGMAEEILKICSFEILSGLEINRNGKQSSGEENKAFFRRGEVGDWKNFLTDEMTDKIDEISEKKFGGSGLFF from the coding sequence CCAAAATATTTACTACAAGAACACAAAATATTACAAGAATTCATATCCTCCATCTCGAATCTACCTAAAGAAAAAGGGATGGTTGTACCCTATCTCTACCAATACCAAGGTTTCTGGTATCCTCCTAGATTACTTCAAGCTTCAATCTCATGTCAAAAGCATTTTCAAGCTCTAGATAACGATATTTTTCTTGTTTCCACTCCAAAATCCGGTACTACGTGGTTGAAAGCAATCATATTTAGCTTAGCAAATCGAAAGAAATACCCACCAAAATCCAGAAATCACCCTTTGATCAGTGCTAATCCTCATGAACTTGTCCCGTTCCTAGAAATCAAGCTCTACGTTGATAATCAAATCCCGGATATCGAGTCGTTCCCTACTCCACGCCTGTTTTCCACTCATATACCTTACTTTTCTCTGCCGGAATCAGTACGTGATGCCCGCGCATGCAAGATTGTGTATTTGTGCAGGAACCCGAAGGATGTTTTCGTGTCACTTTGGCATTTTACAAACAGATTGAGGTCGAAAGAAATGGGGACTAATTCTCTCGCACATGCGTTTGACCAGTTTTGCAATGGGGTGAGCATTGTTGGGCCCTTTTGGGATCATGTCCTGGAGTTTTGGAATCAAAGCAAGGAGAACCCAGATAGAATCTTTTTCTTGAAGTTCGAGGACTTGAAAAGAGATCCACAGTGTTTTCTGCGTCGCTTGGCCGAGTTTCTTGGATTCCCATTTTCTGCAGAGGAAGAGGGATTCGGGATGGCGGAAGAGATCTTAAAAATATGCAGTTTTGAGATTTTGAGCGGTCTTGAAATTAATCGAAATGGGAAACAATCATCTGGTGAGGAAAATAAAGCATTTTTTCGTCGGGGCGAGGTTGGAGATTGGAAGAATTTTTTGACGGATGAAATGACCGATAAGATTGATGAAATTAGTGAAAAGAAATTTGGTGGGTCGGGTTTATTTTTCTAG